Below is a window of Pseudomonadota bacterium DNA.
TCATATTAACCATCTCTTCAACCACGCTGACGTTGGACATTTCCAGAAATCCCTGGGATATGGTTCCCAGACCATCGGTACCGGCAATTCCCAAAACCACGGCTCCCGAGGCATCGGTTTCCAGGAAAAGATTCTTCCCGATGGCTTTAAGCCCGGCGGGATTGGAAAAGCTGGCCAGTTCAATGGTACCCACCTGGATGGAATCCGTCTCACCGGCCTGCATAACTGAAACTGTACCATCATCAGTAATAGTAATCGCGGTTGTATCTGTGGGAATAGTAATCGCCGGCTCCAATGGATAACCATCAGAAGTAACCATGGCACCGGTACTGTCCAGCTTAAAGGCCCCGGCCCTGGTGTACGATGTGGTGCCATCCGGTTGCAGGATCTGAAAAAAACCATCCCCTTCAATGGCAATGTCAAGATCATTACCGGTTTCCTGATAATCCCCCTGGGTGAAAAGCTTTTGTACCGCCACCGGTCGGGTACCCAGACCCACCTGGATCCCCGTAGGGATCTCGTTGCCTATCCCTGAAGTGGTACCAGCCTGAATGGTAGTCTGATACATGAGATCCTGAAAATCAGGTCGACTCTTCTTAAAACCACTGGTATTCACATTGGCGAGATTATTGGCTATCACATCAACATTTAACTGCTGTGCCTGCATGCCGGTGGAAGCAGTCCATAAAGCTCTGATCATGGTTCAACCTTTCTCAAATGACAATTATCTTCGTGATTTTTAGNNNNNNNNNNNNNNNNNNNNNNNNNNNNNNNNNNNNNNNNNNNNNNNNNNNNNNNNNNNNNNNNNNNNNNNNNNNNNNNNNNNNNNNNNNNNNNNNNNNNCCTCTACAGGGCGGCAATTTCGCTGGCCGCCAGGTGGTTTACATCCCCCAGGCTGGTTATTATTTTCTGCTGCAATTCATATTGCCGGGAAATTTCAATCAGACCCACCATCGAAGACAGGGGATCAACATTGGAAAGCTCTTTCACCCCCTGGCGCAAGACCACATCATCAACTATCTGCGGGGTACCGGAAGCCTGTGAAGCCTGAAAATTGCCAGCCCCGACTTTGCGCAATGCCTGAGGATCAGCAAATCGCACCAGACGGATTGTTCCCACCGTTGTCCCATTAACAACAACGACACCCTGCTCATTTATTTTTATATCAATACCATTTTTTGCATCGGTACCATCAATAACCAAAGGCTGGCCGACACCGTCTGTATTCAGCAAAACGTTGCCATCGGCAGCAATCATTTCTTTGCTGCTATTCAGTCCAAAACCACCGGCACGGGTATAATAATCGTTCCCATCCCGGGGACTACGGACAACAAAAAAGGCATCCCCCTCAATCGCCACATCAAGCTTATTCCCGGTTGGTTGCAGAGCACCGGGTTTGAAATCCACCTGATTATCCTGATTAAAGGTAGCGTTAACATATTCCATCTTGTCTCGAGAAAATCCAGGTTCTGAAAATCTTACGTTTTGTTGCGCCAGGACTGAACTGAAAACCGGCATTTCCCGTTTAAACCCGGTCGTATTGAGATTAGCCAGATTGTTTGTCATAATATCCAGACGGCGCTCATTAGCCAACGAACCGCTCAATGCGGTATAAATTCCATGATTCATGTAAACCCACCATGCCAGGATAAATGCTAAAATAATAACAAGCTTACCAATAACAAGCTAATCTCTTGAAAATTAATATTTGCAACTTGCGTACCAACATCAGAATACTTTTTAAATA
It encodes the following:
- a CDS encoding flagellar hook basal-body protein yields the protein MNHGIYTALSGSLANERRLDIMTNNLANLNTTGFKREMPVFSSVLAQQNVRFSEPGFSRDKMEYVNATFNQDNQVDFKPGALQPTGNKLDVAIEGDAFFVVRSPRDGNDYYTRAGGFGLNSSKEMIAADGNVLLNTDGVGQPLVIDGTDAKNGIDIKINEQGVVVVNGTTVGTIRLVRFADPQALRKVGAGNFQASQASGTPQIVDDVVLRQGVKELSNVDPLSSMVGLIEISRQYELQQKIITSLGDVNHLAASEIAAL
- the flgG gene encoding flagellar basal-body rod protein FlgG, with translation MIRALWTASTGMQAQQLNVDVIANNLANVNTSGFKKSRPDFQDLMYQTTIQAGTTSGIGNEIPTGIQVGLGTRPVAVQKLFTQGDYQETGNDLDIAIEGDGFFQILQPDGTTSYTRAGAFKLDSTGAMVTSDGYPLEPAITIPTDTTAITITDDGTVSVMQAGETDSIQVGTIELASFSNPAGLKAIGKNLFLETDASGAVVLGIAGTDGLGTISQGFLEMSNVSVVEEMVNMIVGQRAYEINSKAIQTADEMLQTANNVKR